A genomic segment from Methanoplanus limicola DSM 2279 encodes:
- a CDS encoding cation-translocating P-type ATPase gives MNIYALSPDEQLAAMESSADGLSDAEVIKRQKKYGYNAIEKRRGKNYVREYLVQYVQFFAILLEVAAVLSLIANRYAPGEGYDILGFAIFGAVVVNATFAFWQEYRADKTVEALRKLIPSSITVRRNGENQKIKAVSLVPGDILILEEGDRIGADAVVISENSLYVNNATLNGESRPARRNTEPTEAESPLDAKNAVFAGTTVTSGNAIALVTTTGENTEFGKIASLAGNVRKRLTPMQKEIIRITRILTYAALFMGAVFLVLGYLSGKGLLMAAIFALALVVANVPEGMLPTITLSLSLASQNMAKRNALIKNLDSAQTLGSATVICTDKTGTLTRNEMTVREIYLTGGEEITVTGEGYSQEGDFEYSGGNDTSEERLEQFLNAGRLNCRARFSGEENFGDPTELAIVAAANKKMPATDDYEKTGEFPFTSDRKMMSSVYVHEGRNYLFSKGAFEILLPLSTHYMNSEGRAVPYDEASKREFLEKAESFEKRAYRVLAVAFREGEKEEKLTMLGLVAIMDLPREEVYEAIKKCRRAGIRVMMLTGDNPNTARAIAEKIGMHVDITLTGDELRRMPDDELRETLTSHCVLCARMRSEQKLRIATLLQTNGEVVAMTGDGVNDAPALRKADIGISMGIKGTEVAREASDMILLDDNFASIVAAIEEGRTVYFNIKKFVTYILSSNIPEIVPYILQFFLRIPLPLSVIQILTIDLGSDMLPGLALGSEKPEDDIMNRPPVGKDERILDAEVFKRGYFFLGAIEGTAAMVAFLGFLFLSGWQYGDLSITNSTLHYQAMTMTLLGAITCQLMNVWTLRSWENSAFSRGLFTNKLLIVAIIIEIIWIVMILTVPPVQYIFNTAYVPLPFLILLIPFPILLFVLHELYKWRIRTKREKNTPKKPGEDEAGCGEDIPNVC, from the coding sequence ATGAATATCTATGCCCTCTCTCCTGACGAACAACTCGCTGCAATGGAGTCATCAGCTGACGGCCTGAGCGATGCTGAAGTCATAAAACGTCAGAAAAAATACGGGTATAATGCAATAGAGAAACGGCGGGGCAAAAACTACGTCAGAGAATACCTTGTCCAGTATGTCCAGTTCTTTGCAATACTCCTGGAAGTTGCAGCAGTTCTCTCCCTTATTGCCAACCGGTATGCCCCCGGAGAGGGATATGATATTTTAGGGTTTGCCATATTCGGGGCGGTGGTTGTCAATGCAACCTTCGCCTTCTGGCAGGAATACAGGGCAGACAAAACAGTAGAAGCCCTCAGAAAACTGATACCGTCATCGATCACGGTCAGGCGAAACGGAGAGAACCAGAAGATTAAGGCAGTATCACTTGTTCCGGGCGACATCCTGATACTGGAGGAAGGCGACAGGATCGGCGCCGATGCGGTTGTCATCAGTGAAAATTCACTCTATGTAAATAATGCAACCCTAAACGGGGAATCACGCCCGGCACGAAGAAATACAGAACCAACTGAAGCTGAATCACCCCTTGATGCAAAAAATGCCGTTTTTGCCGGAACAACAGTCACAAGCGGAAATGCCATTGCATTGGTGACCACAACCGGAGAGAATACAGAATTTGGAAAGATCGCCTCCCTTGCAGGCAATGTCCGGAAGAGACTGACCCCGATGCAGAAGGAGATCATCCGGATTACAAGAATTCTCACCTATGCAGCTCTCTTTATGGGGGCAGTTTTTCTGGTTCTCGGATATCTCTCAGGAAAAGGTCTCCTTATGGCTGCCATATTTGCCCTGGCCCTTGTTGTGGCAAATGTGCCGGAAGGAATGCTTCCGACAATAACCCTCTCCCTCTCACTTGCAAGCCAGAATATGGCAAAGAGAAACGCCCTCATAAAAAATCTTGACTCTGCACAGACGCTTGGGAGCGCTACAGTCATCTGCACGGACAAGACCGGCACACTGACCAGAAATGAGATGACGGTCAGGGAGATCTACCTTACCGGCGGAGAGGAGATAACTGTCACCGGTGAAGGCTATTCCCAGGAGGGAGACTTTGAATACTCAGGCGGAAACGATACATCAGAAGAACGGCTGGAGCAATTCCTGAATGCCGGCCGGCTGAACTGCCGTGCCCGTTTTTCCGGAGAGGAGAACTTCGGAGATCCGACTGAACTCGCAATTGTTGCTGCGGCGAACAAAAAAATGCCGGCCACTGATGACTATGAAAAGACCGGCGAATTCCCCTTCACCAGTGACCGGAAGATGATGTCGTCCGTATATGTGCATGAAGGGAGAAATTACCTCTTTTCCAAAGGGGCCTTTGAGATTCTTCTGCCACTCTCCACTCATTACATGAACAGTGAGGGCAGAGCTGTTCCATATGATGAAGCTTCAAAGAGGGAATTTTTAGAGAAAGCCGAAAGTTTTGAGAAGAGGGCATACCGTGTCCTGGCAGTTGCATTCAGGGAGGGTGAGAAGGAAGAAAAGCTTACCATGCTCGGACTTGTCGCCATAATGGATCTTCCAAGGGAAGAGGTTTATGAGGCGATAAAGAAATGCAGAAGAGCCGGTATCAGGGTTATGATGCTTACCGGAGACAACCCGAACACAGCAAGGGCCATCGCAGAGAAGATAGGTATGCATGTGGACATCACGCTCACAGGTGATGAACTCAGACGGATGCCGGATGATGAACTCCGGGAAACACTGACATCGCACTGCGTCCTCTGTGCCAGGATGCGATCAGAGCAGAAGCTAAGAATTGCAACCCTCCTTCAGACGAACGGGGAGGTGGTTGCAATGACCGGAGACGGCGTCAATGACGCACCTGCCCTTAGAAAAGCTGATATCGGAATATCAATGGGAATTAAGGGTACTGAAGTAGCAAGGGAGGCATCAGATATGATCCTGCTGGATGACAACTTCGCCTCCATAGTTGCAGCTATTGAAGAGGGAAGGACGGTTTACTTCAACATCAAGAAATTTGTGACCTACATATTATCGTCAAACATTCCGGAGATCGTTCCCTATATTCTCCAGTTCTTCCTGAGAATTCCCCTGCCGCTATCTGTTATCCAGATCCTCACCATTGATCTCGGATCAGATATGCTCCCCGGACTTGCGCTTGGCAGTGAAAAACCGGAGGACGACATCATGAACAGGCCTCCGGTTGGCAAAGATGAACGGATACTTGATGCCGAAGTCTTCAAACGGGGATATTTCTTCCTCGGAGCGATAGAAGGGACTGCCGCAATGGTGGCATTTCTCGGATTTCTCTTCCTTTCCGGGTGGCAGTACGGAGATCTCTCCATCACAAACAGTACGCTGCATTATCAGGCGATGACCATGACACTGCTTGGAGCAATCACCTGCCAGCTTATGAATGTCTGGACGCTTAGATCATGGGAGAATTCAGCATTCAGCAGGGGGCTTTTCACCAATAAACTGCTGATTGTTGCTATAATCATTGAGATCATCTGGATTGTCATGATCCTCACGGTTCCGCCGGTACAGTACATCTTCAACACGGCATACGTCCCGCTGCCATTCCTGATACTGCTCATACCCTTCCCGATTCTGCTCTTTGTCCTGCATGAGCTCTATAAATGGAGGATACGGACAAAAAGAGAAAAAAATACCCCTAAAAAGCCGGGAGAAGATGAAGCAGGATGCGGGGAGGATATTCCAAATGTCTGCTGA
- a CDS encoding HdeD family acid-resistance protein, which translates to MTKLDDFLQPLSQGVWEVEVPKEEVTEPLGDEWLKSDINVPSPDTVASYRKGRYHVHETENEWRVHLDRYDPKKNPLLHLIDDAPLLLMISDTFITLISDIRRKEFKDTKKVLEEQKREWHLLVLGGIFLVMFGFHIIFHPFDTFLGIFSFIIPALISVLGLVMIFEPFRNRKPEIFTWTDVFRGFGVFFAGIVAFDLPLQLWVTFLMAVLGLWMLASALMLLMRVKKGRSAVPEGFISRMIIALISLPLSVYMFIEPVTIIGILLITLGFITSLIGLLLFVNGIRLWRVMKRQINL; encoded by the coding sequence TTGACAAAGCTGGATGATTTTCTTCAGCCTCTCAGCCAGGGCGTCTGGGAAGTTGAAGTTCCAAAGGAAGAGGTCACCGAACCACTTGGAGATGAGTGGCTGAAATCGGACATTAATGTGCCTTCACCTGATACAGTTGCAAGTTACCGGAAGGGAAGGTATCACGTCCATGAGACGGAAAATGAATGGCGGGTACATCTTGACAGGTATGACCCTAAAAAAAATCCCCTTCTGCATTTAATCGACGATGCACCCCTTCTTCTGATGATAAGCGACACTTTTATTACATTAATCTCGGACATCAGACGTAAGGAGTTTAAGGATACTAAAAAGGTTCTTGAGGAGCAGAAGAGGGAATGGCACCTGTTAGTCCTTGGCGGAATTTTTCTGGTTATGTTTGGTTTTCATATCATCTTTCATCCGTTTGATACATTTCTTGGAATTTTCAGCTTCATAATTCCGGCTTTAATATCAGTTCTTGGACTGGTTATGATCTTTGAACCTTTCAGAAACAGGAAACCGGAAATATTCACCTGGACAGATGTCTTCAGGGGTTTTGGTGTCTTCTTTGCCGGAATTGTGGCATTTGATCTCCCTCTTCAGTTGTGGGTTACATTTCTGATGGCAGTTTTGGGTTTATGGATGCTTGCAAGCGCTCTTATGCTTCTTATGCGTGTGAAAAAAGGCAGGAGTGCCGTTCCTGAAGGTTTCATAAGCCGGATGATAATTGCTCTGATCTCGCTCCCTCTTTCGGTTTATATGTTCATTGAACCGGTTACAATAATAGGAATTTTGCTTATTACTCTCGGCTTTATAACGTCCCTTATCGGCCTTCTGCTCTTCGTAAACGGAATCAGGCTCTGGAGGGTTATGAAGAGACAGATAAATTTATAA
- a CDS encoding VTT domain-containing protein, producing the protein MINQESLMNVDFRTEQKIVLAIWVTAVIIILSVYCLNPEYFNFLKFGPFAEKYYFTALLVYFIVLSLRGLTLLPSTPVLIAGILVFNPYHVFFVNISGTLLSAILVYRYSGYLQLGDYFESKFPAEILWVRNLFREREIPVIAGWSVCPFTHTDVIIYVSASLNIRLKKCLAGVLIGESFINAFYIISVTNILGL; encoded by the coding sequence ATGATAAATCAGGAGTCTCTGATGAATGTGGACTTCAGAACTGAACAAAAAATAGTTCTTGCTATATGGGTAACTGCTGTCATTATTATACTCTCGGTTTACTGTCTAAACCCGGAATATTTTAACTTTTTAAAATTTGGACCATTTGCAGAGAAATATTACTTCACGGCCCTTCTGGTTTACTTTATTGTATTATCACTCCGGGGCCTTACACTTCTGCCGTCAACTCCGGTTTTAATCGCAGGGATTCTGGTATTCAACCCATATCATGTATTTTTTGTAAATATCTCCGGAACTTTGTTATCTGCAATACTTGTTTACCGTTATTCCGGGTATCTTCAGCTTGGGGATTATTTTGAGAGCAAATTTCCGGCAGAGATTTTATGGGTCAGAAACCTCTTCAGGGAAAGGGAGATTCCGGTCATTGCAGGATGGAGTGTCTGCCCGTTTACTCATACCGATGTGATAATTTATGTCAGTGCATCGCTAAATATCCGGCTTAAGAAGTGCCTTGCCGGAGTTTTAATCGGTGAGTCTTTCATCAACGCCTTTTACATAATTTCAGTTACGAATATTCTCGGGCTTTAA
- a CDS encoding flavodoxin domain-containing protein, which yields MSGRILIACATKYGSTYEIAEFMGDELKKTGLSADVYAAKDVNDVSGYNIIVIGSPVYAGKWLPEVTNMVKRNLAVLKEKKVAVFSAGISVKDDTPENRDKLKEASEEALREIKPVLEGFFAGKMTYRELSLPHKIIVKAVKAPEGDFRNWRKIRDWTLSLAEYL from the coding sequence ATGAGTGGCAGAATACTCATTGCCTGTGCTACAAAATACGGCTCTACATACGAGATAGCTGAGTTTATGGGTGATGAACTTAAAAAAACGGGATTGTCAGCAGATGTATATGCGGCAAAGGACGTAAATGACGTATCAGGCTATAACATAATAGTCATTGGAAGTCCGGTCTATGCCGGAAAATGGCTCCCGGAGGTCACCAATATGGTAAAGAGAAATCTTGCTGTGCTTAAGGAGAAGAAAGTTGCAGTATTCTCAGCCGGAATTTCAGTGAAGGACGATACGCCTGAGAACAGGGATAAACTAAAAGAGGCCTCAGAAGAGGCCTTAAGAGAGATAAAACCAGTTTTAGAAGGATTTTTTGCCGGAAAGATGACTTACAGGGAACTGTCTTTACCGCATAAAATTATAGTTAAAGCAGTAAAAGCACCGGAAGGCGACTTCAGGAACTGGAGAAAGATCAGAGATTGGACACTTTCCCTTGCAGAATATCTGTGA